A single genomic interval of Musa acuminata AAA Group cultivar baxijiao unplaced genomic scaffold, Cavendish_Baxijiao_AAA HiC_scaffold_429, whole genome shotgun sequence harbors:
- the LOC103973530 gene encoding small ribosomal subunit protein uS7m yields the protein MARLYFSDREYIRKERGELADKEGQYRLRNNHFRSSILSYIGDLDGEQKQLINKLVNFRMIDGKRTRVRAIVYQTFHRPATSISERDVIKLMVDAVDNIKPICEVVKVGVAGTTYDVPGIVARDRQQTLAIRWILGAAFKRRISYRISLDKCSFAEILDAYRKRGIARNKKDHLHGLASSNRSFAHFRWR from the exons ATGGCTAGGCTATACTTCTCCG ATAGAGAATATATAAGGAAGGAAAGAGGGGAGTTGGCTGATAAAGAAGGACAGTATAGATTGCGTAATAACCATTTTCGCTCTTCAATTCTCAGCTATATAGGGGACTTGGATGGTGAGCAAAAACAATTGATCAATAAATTGGTCAACTTTCGCATGATCGATGGTAAAAGAACGAGAGTTCGTGCTATTGTGTATCAAACTTTTCATCGCCCAGCAACTAGTATTTCTGAACGCGATGTCATCAAACTTATGGTTGACGCCGTAGATAATATAAAGCCTATATGCGAAGTGGTAAAAGTAGGAGTAGCTGGTACAACTTATGATGTACCTGGGATTGTAGCCAGGGATCGTCAACAAACCTTAGCTATTCGTTGGATCCTTGGAGCAGCTTTCAAACGACGTATAAGCTACAGGATAAGCTTAGATAAATGTTCATTTGCGGAGATACTGGATGCTTACCGAAAGAGGGGAATTGCACGTAATAAAAAGGATCATCTTCATGGACTGGCTTCCTCCAATCGAAGTTTCGCGCATTTCAGATGGCGCTAA